The Candidatus Thermoplasmatota archaeon genomic sequence GAGAACTTGAAGAGATGCTCGCAGGTACAAACATGGTTTTCGTCTGCGCAGGAATGGGTGGTGGTACCGGAACTGGGTCTGCACCTGTTGTCGCAGAAATTGCCAAAAAATGCGGTGCAATTGTTACTGCCATGGTATCAACTCCGTTTAATGTTGAACGTGCTCGACTTGTTAAAGCAGACGAAGGACTTGATAAACTTCGAATAACTGCAGACAGTACCGTTGTTCTTGACAACAACCGACTTCTTGAATTTGTACCTAATCTACCTATCAACCAGGCGTTTTCTGTTATGGATCAATTAGTTGCTGAGACAGTAAAAGGTATATCAGAAACCATAACTCTTCCATCGCTGATCAACCTAGATTATGCTGATATGAAAGCGGTTATGGATTCCGGTGGTTTATCAGTTATGCTCTGGGGAGAAGCCGATGAGGATGCTGGTGTTGATGCAATTGTAAAAGAAGCATTGAATCATCCGCTTCTGAATGTTGATTACCATGGAGCCCATAGTGCACTTGTACATGTAAGTGGCGGTCCAAACATGAGTCTAAAATATGTTCAGGATGTTGCAAAAGCACTCACTGAGGATATGGATTGCTATGCAAATGTTATTCTTGGTGCTCGTGTTGATCCTCAGCTCGAAGGGAAATGCAGGGTTATGGCAATCATGACTGGCGTACAATCACCGAACATTCTCAGTTCAAAACCAATTCGAAATCAGATGCAGCAGCCCTCAGTAATGTCAGCTCCAAAGAAAGTATTAACTCATTCAAAAGTAAACATTGATTTTGTTCGATAGGTTCTCTTGTTAGAGTTAGAACCTCTGCTATCTTCACGATAGCATTTCTTCTATTTTTTGTGTTTATTGGGCTTGTGCTTTTTCAATGGTTCTTAGGAGATCATGTATATTGAAAGGTTTAGCAATATAATCGTAGATATAAGGCTCAAGTCCCTTCATCTTTTTATGATCTGCTGTTCCAATTGCAGTCATAATAATGATTGCAATGTTTTCTGCTAATCCGTTATTTACAAGATTTTTAATCGTTTGCCATCCATCCATATATGGCATCATGATGTCAATCAGGATTATTCCTCGGAATCCTTTTGCAATTTTGTCGATGCATTCATATCCATTTGCTGCGGTTGTGACTGTGAATCCTTCGTGTTCGCAGACATTTTTTATTGATTTCAAGATGTCGATATCATCATCAACAACAAGGATATCTTTTTTCATATGGTACTCCTTCAGACAGTGCCTTTTTGATAGTTATACTTAGTTTGCAGATGTATTAATATGTATCGTGACAGAATACCAAAATGAAAAAAAAGAATCTTCCTCTTACGTTGACCGGTGTATGTTTTATACTAGTTCAGATATTCAGTTGTCTATTGTTGCTTGGGCCTGTGAGGTAGTCTGGATATCCTTCCGGCCTTCGGAGCCGGATACTGGG encodes the following:
- a CDS encoding response regulator — its product is MKKDILVVDDDIDILKSIKNVCEHEGFTVTTAANGYECIDKIAKGFRGIILIDIMMPYMDGWQTIKNLVNNGLAENIAIIIMTAIGTADHKKMKGLEPYIYDYIAKPFNIHDLLRTIEKAQAQ
- the ftsZ gene encoding cell division protein FtsZ, which gives rise to MAEGKTLQSFVEAAIVNKASEESKLKIDDDMFGTPRITIVGCGGAGGNTITRLHKLGVKGAETIAINTDRIALDLVEADKKLLIGKNLTRGLGAGGFPEMGERAARESSRELEEMLAGTNMVFVCAGMGGGTGTGSAPVVAEIAKKCGAIVTAMVSTPFNVERARLVKADEGLDKLRITADSTVVLDNNRLLEFVPNLPINQAFSVMDQLVAETVKGISETITLPSLINLDYADMKAVMDSGGLSVMLWGEADEDAGVDAIVKEALNHPLLNVDYHGAHSALVHVSGGPNMSLKYVQDVAKALTEDMDCYANVILGARVDPQLEGKCRVMAIMTGVQSPNILSSKPIRNQMQQPSVMSAPKKVLTHSKVNIDFVR